The segment TTGTCAGAATACCAATGCTCCAGCTTGCAAGTCCGAGATCATTTTGGATCATTCCTACGAGCGGACCTACCGAAGTAATTGCCGGGCGGAGATTAAAAGAAATGCTAATAATACCAACAACAAGAAGGATTTGATTACACCTTCTCATATCTTCAAATTTATAAATACCCATCAAACAAAATGCTCCTTTTCCTGATAACGGGCATGAGTAGCCTTTTTAGACTTATATTAAACCTTGATAGGTGGATTGGCAAGGGAAGCATGGGGACGATTCTTTTGCTTCCTTAGAGTGTTAAAAAGAAGCATGAGAATTGCTCTCATGCTTTTAGAGTTTTACGCCCTAGTTCAATAAGCGAAACTTCTTATTTGTCCATACATAATAAAAAATTCATACCAGATATGTCTAACTCCCCACTCTTCTCAACACATCTTCTTTTTCCTCAAGGGAACCGTCAATGAATCTGAAGTATGGAAGTATTAACCCCAATAAAGATACCGTACAAATCACCGTTCCAATCATTATGTACATTGTTCTGATACCCCACAGTTCACTTAATATACCTCCAGCAAGCACGCCAAGCGGCATCATTCCTCTAATAATTAACATACGAACGGAGAAAACTTTTCCCATTAAATGATTCGGCACGATCTGTTGGGTAATCGTTGTATTATGTACATTAAAAACGGCCATTGCTATTCCACCGATTATTTCGGTGGTGATCGCTAATGCTATTGATTGCGTAAGGCCTAACGCAATAAAAGTTGAACCGCCTATTACCAAAGCACCTAGCATAAGTATTCTGCGCCGCTGCACTTTCATTTTCCCGACGAGCAAAGAGCCAATGACATAACCGAGGGGAAAGCCCGCCATAAAGTAACCATACATTGCATATGATCCATTTAACTCGTCGGTAATATAGGGAAGCGTAATGACCATTGTTACCCCTACTCCGAATTGAACAAAGGCAAGAAAAACTCCTAACCATACAATGACACGCTGCTTGAAAAAGTAACTTATTCCTTCAACAAATTGTTCTGCCCACGTTTTTCGAACATCC is part of the Virgibacillus sp. NKC19-16 genome and harbors:
- a CDS encoding MFS transporter; translated protein: MSVFKNRSFTSMWIGNASSELGGAFGTFCNSLLIYEITGSTVALGSMWLLYFLPSLVLQLFSGPYIDKWSRKWIMIIALWSRGLIFLIPLIAYMIGVVAPWHIYAVQIIVGLITPLYVPANQAILPTIVSKEQLPTANAYVDGTARLMMFTAPFVAGLVIEYVGIQITYILVCSLLLISGCLLLAVREKRINQDVRKTWAEQFVEGISYFFKQRVIVWLGVFLAFVQFGVGVTMVITLPYITDELNGSYAMYGYFMAGFPLGYVIGSLLVGKMKVQRRRILMLGALVIGGSTFIALGLTQSIALAITTEIIGGIAMAVFNVHNTTITQQIVPNHLMGKVFSVRMLIIRGMMPLGVLAGGILSELWGIRTMYIMIGTVICTVSLLGLILPYFRFIDGSLEEKEDVLRRVGS